One Bdellovibrio bacteriovorus genomic window, TTCTGAGGTCTAGACATCGCACAAGCATCACAGGTGGCCTTCTTCTCTTGAGGTTCAAACTGCAAGATCTCCCGCGGCAGGATGCTTTCATAGATGCGCGGCAGTTGGTATTTTAACATCATGGATTGAGCCCACAACGTTTAAAAATGCGTGTTTTTAAGACCAGCAATTCGGCAAATTCAGCCAAGCGTCCATCCCAGCGCCATTGAAAAGAACTGCAATCCACAAAATACGGAAAGGCATATTCGCCGTTTCGTTCTTTAAGATCGGGGTTGCTAAGATCAGCCCCTTTTGTGGCGAGCAACTTTTCCACCGAAGTCTTATGTAACAGACCTTGGGATTCAAGCTCTAAGGAGATTTCAATCGGAGTGACAAAACCGGTTTGCGATGAAATCAAGGTTGCCGGCTTTACTGGTGTGTACACCGATTTTGAATACACAATACGAATGAACTGAAAAAACTGAATGCCCGAAGCGCGATATTCTTCCCCGATTTGTGCGTACACGGCAGGATCCGCCTCGCCATTATCCCCAATCAAGACGACTTTTTTAGGTTTGAATTCCTCAATCACTTCACGAAGAGCGTCAACTTTATGCGTACTGCGAGAAAGACTGCTGCGACCGATATAGCGCCCTTCTGGGAAAAGTCCTTTTTTAAGTAAACTTAAATGGCGCTTTTTCATGATCCATGTGGGAGCTCTGGATAAATACACGACCTGCATGTCGGGATTGTCCTGCACGATCAGGTTGTACAAATCACTCATGCCCATAAAGCGACTGGAATCATCAAAGGCATAATAGATCATGTCTTTATAACTTTGAACGTGGGCCAGCTTGATGGTGTCATCGACATCGCTGACCAAAAGCGTTTGCGCGGAAGCAAAGCTGCAAGAGACAGTAACTAAGAAAGCGACTAGGAATGAAAAAAGGCCGTGTTTCATGGGCCCGCTTATAGCACGAAAAACGACCTTCTTAGAATGAATTTAAGCCTTTAAATCGCTTAAACTCCCGAAGTTGAAAAAACGATCAGGAAGCGATCGGGAGTGGCCTCAATTGCAAACAGATTCTCCTCATCTCTAAAAGAAAAGACCCCATTTTCGGAGTGAAATTCGGCAAAAATCGCTTGAGCTGCGGCCCCGTGAACCTCAAAAGAGGCTTTATTCGGCGAAATCTGTGAAAACTGGGTTTTATGAATGTTGATCGCACATTGGTAAGCATCTTGCCCGCGGCTGTTGCAGACGAAATTGAGAACTCTTTTTTCAGTGCTAAGTGCTTTCCCCGGCCCCATGTTGGATGGTTTTTCAGGAACATTCATCAACTCATAAAGGCGTTTTGGCGTCCCATCGACCACCCCGTCACTGGTATGAGACGCAAGGCTGATCAACATAAACGGCCCCACCATGCGACCTGAGGTTTTAGCCATAAGGGTTTGAGAAGTAAGAAGAATTAAAAGCACACTTAAGAGTTTCATACGCACAGTCCTTTGCATTTATTAAGCATAGCCCTGTGTCTAAAGTTTATTCAACCGCATTCCCAAACCTGTCATGTTAGGCCTATTACAGTCTTTTGACAAAATGACCCGTATTGAGACCGTTTTTGCCTGTATTTACAGTTACTTATGGTCACGAATCAGAGTGAAACATCGTAAAAAATGGCCCCCGCTTTGCTCTTAAGGAAGATGAGACTCTGAGAGTCAAAAAACTTTTTAAAGGGGACTATTATGAAAACACTCTTAACGATCGCAATCCTAGCTTTCTCTTGCTCTTCATTTGCTTGGAGTTCTAAGGGCGAAACTTCAAAAGAGTACACTTTCAAATACAAACTTAAAGGCGAAACCTTTGAATACAGCACTTCTAAAGGCAGCTATGAAGACGCTTTCGAAGTAGCCGCACAAAAATGCTTTAATCACTTTAAAGGCGCTGGCAAAGTCTCTGAAGACCGCGGCCTCGACATCATCGACGTTTGCGCAAACCCAAGATCTTAATCGCTTTGAGCTTAACGCTTGTTTTGACGGCCCGCTCCAGATTATAGTAGGTCTTTACTAGGAGCAAAAAAAGAA contains:
- a CDS encoding phosphatase domain-containing protein codes for the protein MKHGLFSFLVAFLVTVSCSFASAQTLLVSDVDDTIKLAHVQSYKDMIYYAFDDSSRFMGMSDLYNLIVQDNPDMQVVYLSRAPTWIMKKRHLSLLKKGLFPEGRYIGRSSLSRSTHKVDALREVIEEFKPKKVVLIGDNGEADPAVYAQIGEEYRASGIQFFQFIRIVYSKSVYTPVKPATLISSQTGFVTPIEISLELESQGLLHKTSVEKLLATKGADLSNPDLKERNGEYAFPYFVDCSSFQWRWDGRLAEFAELLVLKTRIFKRCGLNP